GACATGGTGGGCGTGATGCAGGGGTTCGCCGATCACGTCTTCGACGGCCACGGTGCACATCTCGCCCTCGTCGGACCGGTGGTCACGGCGGTGGCCGATGATCCCGAGGGTGCCGAGGTGCTCCAGGAGTGCTGGAACCACTGGCGCGGTCTGCCTCACGCGGCCCGGGCGAGGATCCAGCTCGTGTGCCTCCCGATGGGCGACGGCGTCGAGAACGCATGGCTCGTCAACGCGCTCCAGCGTCATGCGGCGGTGGTGGTCCAGAAGAGCCTCGCGGAAGGGTTCGGTCTCACGGTCACAGAGGCGATGTTCAAGGGTCGGCCCGTCGTCGCGTCCGCGGTCGGCGGGATCGTCGACCAGATCGTGGACGGCGAGTCCGGGCTGCTGGTGCGGGACCCGACCGACCTGGCGTCGTTCGGCGCGGCCGTCCGGTCGATCCTCGATGACCGGGACCTCGGTCAGCGCCTCGGTGAGGGTGCGCGTGTGCGGGCCGGTGAACTCTTTCTCACGGACACACACCTGGCGGCCTGGGCCGAGGTGGTCTCGTCGCTACGGGGTTGATCCGGGCGGTTGCGGCGCTGCCGCGTCGCTCAGCGGTCGAGGACCGGCGCGGTCGCGAGTGACGAGTCGAGCCGGGCGAGGAGGTCGGCGTCGCCGTCGCCGGGGTTCGGGGTGGTGAGCAGGCGGTCACCGACGAAGATGCTGTTGGCGCCTGCGTGGAGACAGAGGGCCTGCATCTCCGCCGACATCTCGCTGCGTCCGGCGGACAGGCGCACCACCGAGTGCGGCATCGTGAGGCGTGCCGCGGCGATCGTGCGGACCACTTCGAGGCTGTCGAGAGGCTCGACATCGGCGAGCGGCGTGCCCGGTGCCCTGACGAGGAGGTTGACGGGGACGCTCTCGGGGTGGGGGTTCAGCGAGGCCAGCTGCGCCAGCAGCCCGGCGCGGTCCCGGCGGGTCTCTCCCATCCCGACGATGCCGCCGGTGCACAGCGCCAGCCCGGCCCGTCGGCAGCTCTCGAGGGTCTCGAGGCGGTCCTCGTAGGTGCGGGTCGTGATGATCTGTCCGTAGAAATCCGGCGACGTGTCGAGGTTGTGGTTGTAGTAGTCGAGTCCCGCCTCGGCGAGGGCCGTCGCCTGCGGGTCGGTGAGCATCCCGAGCGTGACGCAGGTCTCCATACCCAGTTCGGCGACGGCGCTGATGGCGCCGGCGACCCGGTCGACCTGACGATCCGTCGGGGACCGCCACGCGGCGCCCATGCAGAACCGTGTGGCTCCCTCCGCCCGCGCCTCGCGTGCGGCGGTGACGATGTCGTCGGTGGACAGCAGTGCCTCCAGTTGGACCGACGCCTCGTGGTGCGCCGACTGGGGGCAGTACGCGCAGTCTTCGGGGCAACCGCCCGTCTTGATCGACAGGAGGCGGGCACCCTCGACCACCGCCGGGTCGAAGTTCTCCCGGTGGGCCCCGTGCGCCCGGTGGAGGAGGTCGTGGAACGGCGACTCGAGCACCTCGAGCACGTCGTCGGTCGTCCAGTCGTGGCGTAGCTGTGTCATCGCCGGGGAGCGTACCTCGCGGTCGTCGGGGGCTGGGCCTGTACCGTTCGCTGTGATCCCGGTCCGGCGACACCGGCGACCGACGGGTATCGCAGTGTCACAGCCGACCCGGTACTGGCGGAAGATGGCTTTCCCCTCCGAACCTGACGAGGCCTTCGCCGAGTTCTTCGAGTCCGCCCGCTCACGGTGTCTGCGAGCGGTCGTCCTGACCGTTCGGGACCGCCACCTCGGTGAGGATCTGCTCGAGGAGGCCTTCGTGCGTGCCTACGAGCGCTGGGACCGACTGCACACGCATCCGAACCCGTCTGCGTGGGTGGTGACCACGGCGGTGAACCTGAGCCGTCGCCGCTGGCGTCGTGGCCAGAGGGAGGTCGAGTTGACTCCGCCCGCCCACGATGTTCCGGCGCCGGACGAACCGATGGACGCCGTGCTTCTCGATGCCGTCCTCGCACTGCCCGACCGTCAACGAGAGGTCGTCGCGCACCGCCTGGTCCTCGAATCGTCGACGAACCAGACCGCCGAGGCTCTCGGGATCTCCCCGAAGACCGTCACGGTGCATCTTCACCGGGCGCTCAGGACGTTGAACTCAGACGAAGGACTACGGAATCTCTGGAGCGACGATGGCGCCGACCTCGGCGATGATCTCGGTGGCGGGTAAGTGATGGGACGTGCCCCGGGGCTAAACCCGTGTGGGGCCGCAGTGTCGTGGGCCCGTTACTCGATGAACGGAGGGGGTGACTCGAGTGGATGAGGAGCGGATCGGGCGCGCCGTGCGTCGCAGCGTCGGCCACCTCCACTACGACCGACCGTTCGTGATCCCCTCTCGTCGGCGACCGCGTGGCCGGGTGCTTGCAGCCGTTGCTGCGGCGGTCGTGCTCGTGGCGGGAATCGTGGCCCTGTCGATGAGCCTGGGTGGTGGGGGACAGGCCTCTGCCGATACACCCCCGCCGCTCGAGTTCGACCCGGTCGACCTGTCGCTGACCGAGGTCCTGGACCGTGCCGCTTCGGCTGCGTCCGCGGCCCCTGATCAGCGTCCGCCCGACGGCGCGTACCGCTACTCGGTCGGGGAGGCCTGGTACGTCGAGGAGGACCCCTCGGGCACGCGTCAGGTCGTGTCCGCCGTCATGGAGAACTGGATCGGAGCAGATGGTTTCGGTCGACGCGAAGAGCGGGTCGGCCACGACATCGAGGCGGGTCAGATCGTCCACGACGACGCGCCCGACTTCGACGCCGAGCCCTATGCGGTCTACGACGATGTCCCGCTGGTGGACATGGCGTTCGAACTGGTGCCGGACGATCCCGCCGCCCGGGTGGGCGCGGACGACCTGGGGATCAGCGCCTTCGCCGCCGATCGGGATGCTGCGGCGTTCGAGCGGATAACGACGCTGCTCGCGGCCGCTCCTCTCTCGCCGGTTCAGAGGGGGGTCCTGTGGTCGAGCCTCGGCGAGTTGAGCCGGGTCGAACTTCTGGGCATCACCACGGATCGA
This genomic interval from Acidimicrobiales bacterium contains the following:
- the bioB gene encoding biotin synthase BioB, with protein sequence MTQLRHDWTTDDVLEVLESPFHDLLHRAHGAHRENFDPAVVEGARLLSIKTGGCPEDCAYCPQSAHHEASVQLEALLSTDDIVTAAREARAEGATRFCMGAAWRSPTDRQVDRVAGAISAVAELGMETCVTLGMLTDPQATALAEAGLDYYNHNLDTSPDFYGQIITTRTYEDRLETLESCRRAGLALCTGGIVGMGETRRDRAGLLAQLASLNPHPESVPVNLLVRAPGTPLADVEPLDSLEVVRTIAAARLTMPHSVVRLSAGRSEMSAEMQALCLHAGANSIFVGDRLLTTPNPGDGDADLLARLDSSLATAPVLDR
- a CDS encoding sigma-70 family RNA polymerase sigma factor yields the protein MAFPSEPDEAFAEFFESARSRCLRAVVLTVRDRHLGEDLLEEAFVRAYERWDRLHTHPNPSAWVVTTAVNLSRRRWRRGQREVELTPPAHDVPAPDEPMDAVLLDAVLALPDRQREVVAHRLVLESSTNQTAEALGISPKTVTVHLHRALRTLNSDEGLRNLWSDDGADLGDDLGGG